One Peromyscus leucopus breed LL Stock chromosome 4, UCI_PerLeu_2.1, whole genome shotgun sequence genomic region harbors:
- the Manbal gene encoding protein MANBAL, producing the protein MASDLDFSPPEVPEPTFLENLLRYGLFLGAIFQLICVLAIIVPIPKSHEAEAEQSEPRSAEVPKKPKAAVPSINKRPKKETKKKR; encoded by the exons ATGGCCTCCGACCTGGACTTCTCGCCTCCTGAGGTGCCAGAGCCCACCTTCCTGGAGAACCTACTGCGGTATGGGCTCTTCCTGGGAGCCATCTTCCAGCTTATCTGTGTCTTGGCCATCATCGTGCCTATTCCCAAGTCCCATGAGGCG GAGGCCGAGCAGTCCGAGCCCAGAAGTGCAGAGGTGCCGAAGAAGCCCAAGGCTGCCGTACCTTCCATCAACAAGAGGCCGAAGAAGGAGACGAAGAAGAAGCGGTAG